One Marinibacterium anthonyi genomic region harbors:
- the adhB_1 gene encoding G3-ADH subunit II, producing the protein MRILVKPLLAAAGLAAVGAGALFLWPVGTPAAIAPVIGNAERGAYLARVGGCIACHSDPSSGRPALTGGAPIVSPFGTFVPPNITTDPAAGIGDWTLEEFAHAVRQGVSPDGAPYYPAFPYAFYAGLTDQEIADLWAAFRTVPADPEPAAGHDIAFPFNLRSGLKLWRAAYAWAPATAPDPERSEARNRGQWLVNGPGHCGACHTDRNQLGGRIPARHLAGSDDLPAGGKAPDIRPLRLTEAGWTVASLSYALGSGVTPDGDTFGGGMGEVVQQGLGWISAGDRTAIALYLLDRDAAEDGS; encoded by the coding sequence GTGCGCATCCTCGTCAAACCGCTTCTCGCCGCGGCCGGACTGGCCGCGGTGGGGGCCGGCGCGCTGTTTCTCTGGCCGGTCGGGACACCGGCGGCCATTGCTCCGGTCATCGGCAACGCCGAACGCGGCGCCTACCTGGCCCGGGTGGGCGGCTGCATCGCCTGCCATTCGGATCCGTCGTCAGGCCGTCCGGCCCTGACCGGGGGTGCGCCCATCGTCTCGCCCTTCGGGACCTTCGTGCCGCCCAACATCACCACCGATCCCGCAGCAGGGATCGGGGACTGGACGCTGGAGGAGTTTGCTCATGCGGTCCGGCAGGGCGTGTCGCCCGATGGCGCGCCCTATTACCCGGCCTTTCCCTATGCCTTCTACGCCGGCCTGACCGACCAGGAGATCGCCGATCTCTGGGCGGCCTTCCGGACGGTGCCCGCCGACCCGGAGCCGGCGGCCGGGCATGATATCGCCTTCCCGTTCAACCTGCGCTCCGGGCTCAAGCTCTGGCGCGCGGCCTATGCCTGGGCGCCTGCCACGGCGCCGGATCCGGAGCGGTCCGAGGCCCGGAACCGCGGGCAATGGCTGGTCAACGGTCCGGGTCATTGCGGCGCCTGCCATACCGACCGGAACCAGCTGGGCGGCCGCATCCCAGCGCGTCACCTTGCCGGCAGCGACGACCTACCCGCAGGCGGCAAGGCACCGGACATCAGGCCCCTGCGTCTGACGGAGGCGGGCTGGACGGTGGCGTCGCTGAGCTATGCCCTGGGCTCGGGGGTCACCCCGGACGGTGACACCTTCGGCGGCGGCATGGGCGAGGTCGTGCAGCAGGGGCTGGGCTGGATCTCGGCCGGGGACCGGACGGCCATCGCGCTTTATCTGCTCGACCGCGATGCGGCGGAGGACGGCTCTTGA